In Streptomyces sp. TLI_146, the genomic stretch GCGTCGACTCGGCCGTCGCCGCCGCCCGCGCCGCCGAGGCGGGCCACGACGTCACCGGCGTCCACCTCGCCCTGTCCGCGAACCCGCAGTCCTTCCGCACCGGCGCCCGGGGCTGCTGCACCATCGAGGACTCCCGCGACGCCCGCCGCGCAGCCGATGTCATCGGCATTCCCTTCTACGTCTGGGACCTCGCGGAACGCTTCCGCGAGGACGTCGTCGAGGACTTCGTCGCCGAGTACGAGGCGGGCCGCACCCCCAACCCCTGCCTGCGCTGCAACGAGAAGATCAAGTTCGCCGCGCTGCTCGACAAGGCCCTCGCCCTCGGCTTCGACGCCGTCTGCACCGGCCACTACGCCACGGTCGTCCTCAACGAGGACGGCAGCCGCGAGCTGCACCGCGCCAGCGACATGGCCAAGGACCAGTCCTACGTCCTCGGTGTCCTGGACGAGAAGCAGCTCGCCCACGCGATGTTCCCGCTCGGCGACACCCTCACCACCAAGGACGAGATCCGCGCCGAGGCCGAGCGCCGGGGCCTGGCCGTCGCCAAGAAGCCGGACAGCCACGACATCTGCTTCATCGCGGACGGCGACACCCAGGGCTTCCTGGCCAAGCGGCTCGGCAAGGCCGAGGGCGACATCGTCGACGAGTCCGGCACCAAGGTCGGCTCCCACGAGGGTGCCTACGGCTTCACCATCGGCCAGCGCAAGGGTCTGCGCATCGGCCACCCGGCGGCCGACGGCAAGCCCCGCTACGTCCTGGACATCTCCCCGGTGAACAACACGGTCACCGTCGGCCCCGTCGAGGCCCTGGACGTCACCGGCCTGACCGCGATCAAGCCCCGCTGGTGCGGCGACGCCCCGGCCGGCCCCGGCACGTACACCGCCCAGCTGCGGGCCCACGGCGGCGAGACGGCGGTGACGGCGGAGCCGGTGGACGGCGAGCTCGTGGTGAGCTTCGCCGAGCCGGTGCGCGGCGTCGCACCCGGCCAGGCGATCGTGCTCTACGACGGCACGCGTGTCGTGGGGTCGGCGACGATCGCGACCACCACGCGGCGTACCGAAGCGCTGGCCTAGTCCGCCGCGAGGGCCTCGCCGGGCTCGGTGTCGGACTCCGTGCCTATGAAGCACAGGTGGTCCTTTATCAACGTCACGGCCGCCAGCGGCTCGTGATAGGCCCAGGCCATGTCCGGCGCGTCCGGCAGCGACCAGTACGCGGCAACTCCCTTGTACGGGCATGTGGTCCGGGTGTCCGACGCGCTCAGCAGATCCAGGCGGACGTCCTCGGGCGGCAGGTAGTAGCGGACGGGCAGGCCGTCCTCGCGCACCAGCAGCGGGCGGGTGCTGTCGGCGAGCACCTGCCCGTCCCGCACCACCCGGACGCGGAGCGCGCCCTCCCTGGCGGCCTCGGCCGAGACGAGGTGGTCCGGGTCGTACGGCGGCGGCGGGCCCGGCGGGGGTGTCGCGGCGCCGGTGGGCTCGGCGAGGATCGTGTGAATCGTCGTAGTCATGCCCGCTCAACGGCCCATCGCCCGCTGCTTGTTCCCCCGATTCGCCGTTCGGGACACTGTTCACCCGTTCGAGTGGCGAAGGGCTCCCGGCGTACGGTTGAGCCATGAACATCTGCGTCTTCCTCTCCGCCGCCGACCTCGACGACCGCTACACCCGCCCCGCCCGTGAGTTCGCCGAGCTGCTCGGCAAGGGCGGCCACACCCTCGTGTGGGGCGGCTCCGAGAGCGGTCTGATGAAGGTCGTCGCGGACGGCGTGCAGGAGGCGGGCGGACGGCTCGTCGGTGTCTCCGTCGACTTCCTGGCGGCCAAGGCCCGCGCCAACGCCGACGAGATGGTCATCGCCAAGGACCTCGCGGAGCGCAAGGCGCTGCTCCTCGACCGGGCCGACGCCGTCGTCATCATGGTCGGCGGCACCGGCACCCTCGACGAGGCCACCGAGATCCTGGAGCTGAAGAAGCACGGCAAGCACACCAAGCCGGTGGTGCTGCTGAACACCGCGGGGTTCTACGACGGCCTCAAGGTGCAGTTCCGCCGCATGGACGACGAGGGCTTCCTGCCGCTGCCCCTGACTGACCTGGTCTTCTTCGCGGAGGACGCGGTCTCCGCCCTCGCCTACCTGGAGGAGTCGGCGGGCATCCAGTAGTGCGAGCATGTCGGGTATGGCTACACACCTGATCACTGGGGCAGGCTCCGGCATCGGCGCGGCGGTCGCGCGGCGACTGCACGAGCGCGGCGACGAACTCGTGCTGCTCGCGCGCGACGCCGGGCGCGCCAAGGAGCTCGCCGGGCAGCTCCCCGGCGCCCGCACCCTCGTCGCCGACCTCGCCGACCCGGACCGCATCTCCAAGTCGCTCGGCATGCAGCCGATGCCGGACCACCTCGACTCCCTCCTGCACATCGCGGGCGTCGTCGACCTCGGCCCCATCGGTGACCTGCGCCCCAAGACCTGGCACCAGCAGCTCAACGCCAACCTGATCTCGCCCGCCGAGCTCACCCGGCTGTTCCTGCCCCAGCTGCGCGCCGCGCGCGGCCATGTCGTGTTCGTGAACTCCGGCGCCGGGCTCAACGCGCACGCCGAGTGGGGTGCGTACGCCGCCTCCAAGCACGGCCTGAAGGCGCTCGCGGACTCGCTGCGCCAGGAGGAGCACGCGGGCGGGGTGCGCGTCACCTCCGTCTACCCGGGCCGCACCGCCAGCCCCATGCAGGCCAAGGTGCACTCGCAGGAGGGCAAGGAGTACGACCCGGCGAAGTTCATCGACCCCGAGTCGGTGGCGACCACGATCCTCATGGCGATCGACCTGCCGCGCGACGCCGAGGTCAACGACCTGACGGTGCGGCCGGGCCGATGAGCGACGCCGTCAGCGACTTCCCCTGGGGCGCGGCCACCGGCGTGGGCTCCATGCCCGGCGGCGACGCGCGCGAGGCCGCCAAGACCGTCACCGGCTCCCTCATCGGGGCAGACGGCTCGGCCGGCGACTTCCCGTTCCTGCCCGAACTGCCCGCGCGCGGCCCCGGCGCCGACATGATCGGCCGCACCGCCGGGCTGCTCGTCGAGATGTACGCGCGCGTGGAGCCCAGCGGCTGGCGGCTCGGGGACCGGCCGGGCCGCGACACCCGGCGGGCCCACTCCTGGCTGGGCGAGGACCTGGACGCCCTGGAGGAGTTCACCCAGGGGTACGAGGGTCCGCTCAAGGTCCAGGCGGTCGGGCCGTGGACGCTCGCCGCCGCCCTGGAGCTGCGGGGCGGCGAGGCCTCGCTCGGCGACCCGGGCGCCTGCCGGGACCTGGCCGGCTCGCTCGCCGAGGGCCTGCGCGCCCACCTGGCGGACGTGCGCCGCCGGGTGCCGGGCGCGCGGATCCTGCTCCAGCTCGACGAGCCGTCGCTCACCGCCGTGCTGCGCGGGCAGGTCAGGACCGCCAGCGGCTACCGCACCTACCGCGCGGTCGACCGGCAGGTCGTCGAGTCGGCCCTGCGGGACGTCGTCGCGGTCCACGACGGCCCCGTCGTCGTCCATTCCTGCGCGCCCGACGTGCCGTTCGCCCTGCTGCGGCGCGCCGGCGCCGCCGCCGTCTCGTTCGACTTCTCGCTGCTCACCGAGCGTGACGACGACGTGATCGGCGAGGCGGTGGAGAGCGGCACCCGGCTGTTCGCCGGAGTGGTCGGCGGCACCGACGGCCCATTGTCAGACCCTGCCGGTAGCGTCATGGGTGTCAGGACGTTGTGGCGCAGGTTGGGGCTGCATCCGGGGACTCTCGCCGAGTCCGTGGTGGTCACCCCGTCGTGCGGTCTCGCGGGCGCCTCGCCGGCGTATGCCCGCGCGGCCCTCGCGCACTGCGTCCGGGCGGCGAGATCGCTCGCGGACAACCCTGAGTGACGGGGAAGACGGGAAACGGGAGGACATGACAGTGGCTGGCGAACAGAACGACGTGGTGCCCGCGGACGCACGGGAGAAGCACGCGCTCCTCGCCGAGCAGGTCGAGGAGCACCGCTTCCGGTACTACGTGAAGGACCAGCCGGTCATCAGCGACGGCGAGTTCGACAAGCTGCTGCGCGGCCTGGAGGCCCTGGAGGAGGAGTATCCGGAGCTGCGCACGCCGGACTCGCCGACCCAGAAGGTCGCGGGGGCGTACGAGACGGACTTCGCCTCGGTGGAGCACCGCGAGCGGATGCTGTCGCTCGACAACGCCTTCGACGACGAGGAGCTGGCCGCCTGGGCCGAGCGCGTCGCCAAGGACGTCGGCACCTCCGCGTACCACTACCTGTGCGAGCTGAAGGTCGACGGCCTCGCGGTCAACCTGACGTACGAGCACGGGCGGCTGACCCGCGCCGCCACCCGTGGCGACGGCCGCACCGGCGAGGACATCACGCCCAACGTCCGTACGATCGCGGACATCCCCGACCGCCTCAAGGGCGACCGCGTCCCCGACCTGGTCGAGATCCGGGGCGAGGTCTACTTCCCGATGGAG encodes the following:
- the mnmA gene encoding tRNA 2-thiouridine(34) synthase MnmA; translated protein: MTKTSPRPLRVLAAMSGGVDSAVAAARAAEAGHDVTGVHLALSANPQSFRTGARGCCTIEDSRDARRAADVIGIPFYVWDLAERFREDVVEDFVAEYEAGRTPNPCLRCNEKIKFAALLDKALALGFDAVCTGHYATVVLNEDGSRELHRASDMAKDQSYVLGVLDEKQLAHAMFPLGDTLTTKDEIRAEAERRGLAVAKKPDSHDICFIADGDTQGFLAKRLGKAEGDIVDESGTKVGSHEGAYGFTIGQRKGLRIGHPAADGKPRYVLDISPVNNTVTVGPVEALDVTGLTAIKPRWCGDAPAGPGTYTAQLRAHGGETAVTAEPVDGELVVSFAEPVRGVAPGQAIVLYDGTRVVGSATIATTTRRTEALA
- a CDS encoding DUF427 domain-containing protein codes for the protein MVRDGQVLADSTRPLLVREDGLPVRYYLPPEDVRLDLLSASDTRTTCPYKGVAAYWSLPDAPDMAWAYHEPLAAVTLIKDHLCFIGTESDTEPGEALAAD
- a CDS encoding TIGR00730 family Rossman fold protein — translated: MNICVFLSAADLDDRYTRPAREFAELLGKGGHTLVWGGSESGLMKVVADGVQEAGGRLVGVSVDFLAAKARANADEMVIAKDLAERKALLLDRADAVVIMVGGTGTLDEATEILELKKHGKHTKPVVLLNTAGFYDGLKVQFRRMDDEGFLPLPLTDLVFFAEDAVSALAYLEESAGIQ
- a CDS encoding SDR family oxidoreductase translates to MSGMATHLITGAGSGIGAAVARRLHERGDELVLLARDAGRAKELAGQLPGARTLVADLADPDRISKSLGMQPMPDHLDSLLHIAGVVDLGPIGDLRPKTWHQQLNANLISPAELTRLFLPQLRAARGHVVFVNSGAGLNAHAEWGAYAASKHGLKALADSLRQEEHAGGVRVTSVYPGRTASPMQAKVHSQEGKEYDPAKFIDPESVATTILMAIDLPRDAEVNDLTVRPGR
- a CDS encoding methionine synthase, coding for MSDAVSDFPWGAATGVGSMPGGDAREAAKTVTGSLIGADGSAGDFPFLPELPARGPGADMIGRTAGLLVEMYARVEPSGWRLGDRPGRDTRRAHSWLGEDLDALEEFTQGYEGPLKVQAVGPWTLAAALELRGGEASLGDPGACRDLAGSLAEGLRAHLADVRRRVPGARILLQLDEPSLTAVLRGQVRTASGYRTYRAVDRQVVESALRDVVAVHDGPVVVHSCAPDVPFALLRRAGAAAVSFDFSLLTERDDDVIGEAVESGTRLFAGVVGGTDGPLSDPAGSVMGVRTLWRRLGLHPGTLAESVVVTPSCGLAGASPAYARAALAHCVRAARSLADNPE